A single genomic interval of Streptomyces sp. BA2 harbors:
- the mshC gene encoding cysteine--1-D-myo-inosityl 2-amino-2-deoxy-alpha-D-glucopyranoside ligase: MHAWPASEVPALPGKGRDLRIHDTATGGLVTLDPGPVARIYVCGITPYDATHMGHAATYNAFDLVQRVWLDTKRQVHYVQNVTDVDDPLLERAIRDGKDWVELAEGETALFREDMTALRLLPPQHFIGAVEAIPGIVPLVERLRDMGAAYELEGDVYFSVESDPHFGEVSGLDAAAMKLLSAERGGDPDRPGKKDPLDPMLWMAAREGEPSWDGASLGRGRPGWHIECVAIALDHLGMGFDVQGGGSDLAFPHHEMGASHAQALTGEYPFAKAYVHAGMVALDGAKMSKSKGNLVFVSKLRRDGTDPAAIRLALLAHHYRADWEWTDSVLTEAVERLGRWRAAVSRPDGPDAEAVVEEIRDALANDLDAPAALAAVDRWAARQDAEGGTDEGAPGVVSRAVDALLGVAL, translated from the coding sequence ATGCATGCCTGGCCCGCTTCTGAGGTCCCCGCCCTGCCTGGCAAGGGCCGCGACCTCCGGATCCACGACACCGCGACCGGTGGTCTTGTCACCCTTGACCCCGGTCCCGTCGCCCGTATCTACGTCTGCGGCATCACTCCGTACGACGCCACCCACATGGGTCACGCGGCGACCTACAACGCGTTCGACCTCGTGCAGCGCGTGTGGCTCGACACCAAGCGGCAGGTTCATTACGTCCAGAACGTGACCGACGTGGACGACCCGCTCCTGGAACGTGCCATCCGCGACGGCAAGGACTGGGTCGAGCTCGCCGAGGGCGAGACCGCGCTGTTCCGCGAGGACATGACCGCCCTGCGACTGCTCCCGCCGCAGCACTTCATCGGAGCCGTCGAGGCCATACCCGGCATCGTTCCGCTCGTCGAACGGCTCCGGGACATGGGTGCCGCCTACGAGCTGGAGGGCGACGTCTACTTCTCGGTCGAGTCCGACCCCCACTTCGGTGAGGTGTCCGGCCTCGATGCCGCCGCGATGAAGCTGCTCTCCGCCGAGCGCGGTGGTGACCCGGACCGTCCGGGCAAGAAGGACCCGCTCGACCCGATGCTCTGGATGGCCGCCCGCGAGGGCGAGCCGAGCTGGGACGGCGCCTCGCTCGGCCGTGGTCGCCCCGGCTGGCACATCGAGTGCGTGGCCATCGCCCTCGACCACCTGGGCATGGGCTTCGACGTGCAGGGCGGCGGCTCCGATCTCGCCTTCCCGCACCATGAGATGGGCGCGTCGCACGCCCAGGCCCTCACCGGTGAGTACCCCTTCGCCAAGGCGTACGTCCACGCCGGGATGGTCGCCCTGGACGGCGCGAAGATGTCCAAGTCCAAGGGCAACCTCGTCTTCGTGTCGAAGCTGCGGCGGGACGGGACCGACCCGGCCGCCATCCGCCTCGCGCTGCTCGCCCACCACTACCGCGCCGACTGGGAGTGGACCGACTCCGTCCTGACCGAGGCCGTGGAGCGCCTCGGCCGGTGGCGTGCCGCCGTCTCGCGTCCCGACGGACCTGACGCCGAGGCGGTGGTCGAGGAGATCCGCGACGCCCTCGCGAACGACCTTGACGCTCCCGCGGCGCTCGCCGCCGTCGACCGCTGGGCCGCACGCCAGGACGCCGAGGGAGGCACGGACGAGGGCGCCCCCGGCGTCGTATCGCGTGCCGTGGACGCGTTGCTCGGCGTGGCCCTGTAG
- a CDS encoding SCO1664 family protein, which yields MPAAERIPAGSVSPASGADSVELLTRGELTVRGRIREASNAVLYCSVSYEGQEAACVYKPVAGERPLWDFPDGTLAQREMAAYEVSEATGWGLVPPTVLRDGPHGEGMCQLWIEGSQEEGPELLALVEGDEPSEGWKAIGFADVGEGRTALLVHADDERLRRLAVLDAVINNADRKGGHLLADGDRLYGIDHGVTFNAEDKLRTLLWGWAGEPLSAEAVAVLESLRDGLKPAEPLCLRLGELITGAEVDALRARVDALLASGVHPVPSGEWPAIPWPPV from the coding sequence ATGCCCGCGGCAGAACGGATACCGGCGGGGAGCGTGAGCCCCGCCTCCGGCGCCGACTCCGTGGAACTGCTCACCCGGGGCGAGCTGACCGTCCGGGGACGGATCCGCGAGGCCTCGAACGCCGTGCTCTACTGCTCCGTCTCGTACGAGGGCCAGGAAGCCGCCTGTGTCTACAAGCCGGTCGCCGGGGAGCGCCCCCTGTGGGACTTCCCCGACGGGACGCTCGCGCAGCGGGAGATGGCCGCGTACGAGGTCTCCGAGGCGACCGGGTGGGGCCTGGTCCCGCCGACCGTCCTGCGGGACGGGCCGCACGGTGAGGGCATGTGCCAGCTGTGGATCGAGGGCTCGCAGGAGGAGGGGCCCGAGCTGCTCGCCCTCGTCGAGGGGGACGAGCCGTCCGAGGGCTGGAAGGCGATCGGCTTCGCGGACGTGGGGGAGGGGCGCACGGCGCTCCTCGTGCACGCGGACGATGAGCGGCTGCGGCGGCTCGCCGTGCTCGACGCCGTGATCAACAACGCGGATCGCAAGGGCGGGCATCTGCTGGCCGACGGGGACCGCCTGTACGGCATCGACCACGGGGTCACCTTCAACGCCGAGGACAAGCTGCGGACGCTGCTGTGGGGCTGGGCGGGGGAGCCGCTTTCCGCCGAGGCGGTGGCGGTGCTTGAGTCCCTGCGGGACGGGCTGAAGCCGGCTGAGCCGTTGTGCCTGCGGTTGGGCGAGCTGATCACCGGAGCCGAGGTCGACGCGCTCCGCGCGAGGGTGGACGCCCTGCTGGCGTCCGGGGTGCATCCCGTGCCCAGCGGGGAGTGGCCCGCCATTCCGTGGCCGCCGGTTTAA
- a CDS encoding DUF3090 family protein, giving the protein MSRQVFLYDPPERFVAGTVGLPGRRTFFLQASAGVRVTSVALEKTQVAALAERMEELLDEVVRRSGGNTPVPAVAPTEVSDSAPLDSPVEEEFRVGTMALAWDGEEERMIVEAQALVELDAESDEDLAEAEERLLQDDENGPPMLRVRLTGAQARAFAKRALDVVNAGRPPCPLCSLPLDPEGHVCPRQNGYRRGA; this is encoded by the coding sequence GTGTCGCGTCAGGTGTTCCTCTACGACCCGCCGGAACGCTTCGTGGCCGGAACGGTCGGGCTCCCCGGACGGCGTACCTTCTTCCTCCAGGCCTCCGCAGGGGTCAGGGTGACCAGTGTCGCCCTGGAGAAGACCCAGGTGGCCGCGCTCGCCGAACGCATGGAAGAGCTGCTCGACGAGGTCGTGCGCCGCAGTGGCGGCAACACGCCCGTGCCCGCGGTCGCGCCCACCGAGGTCAGTGACAGCGCGCCCCTCGACTCGCCCGTCGAGGAGGAGTTCCGCGTCGGCACGATGGCGCTCGCCTGGGACGGCGAGGAGGAGCGGATGATCGTCGAGGCGCAGGCTCTGGTAGAGCTGGACGCCGAGTCCGACGAGGATCTCGCCGAAGCCGAGGAAAGGCTTCTGCAGGACGATGAGAACGGGCCGCCGATGCTGCGCGTGCGGCTCACCGGTGCCCAGGCGCGCGCGTTCGCCAAGCGCGCCCTCGACGTCGTGAACGCGGGGCGGCCGCCGTGCCCGCTGTGCAGCCTCCCGCTCGACCCGGAAGGACACGTATGCCCGCGGCAGAACGGATACCGGCGGGGAGCGTGA
- a CDS encoding histidine phosphatase family protein produces the protein MPTLILVRHGRSTANTAGLLAGWTPGVALDERGAAQAAALPGRLADLPLAEVVTSPLQRCQETVAPLLAARPDLRAHTDDRIGECHYGDWSGRKLAELSDEPLMEVVQQHPSAAAFPGGESMRAMQTRAAEAVREWNARVERDHGPDAVYLMCSHGDIIKSLVADAIGLHLDLFQRISVEPCSVTAIRFTRLRPFLVRLGDTGDFGSLAPRAEPSGSDAAVGGDAGAP, from the coding sequence ATGCCCACGCTGATCCTCGTCCGGCACGGACGATCCACCGCCAACACCGCGGGCCTGCTCGCCGGGTGGACCCCCGGCGTGGCCCTGGACGAGCGCGGCGCCGCACAGGCCGCCGCGCTCCCCGGACGCCTCGCGGACCTGCCGCTCGCCGAAGTCGTCACGAGCCCGCTGCAGCGCTGCCAGGAGACCGTCGCACCGCTGCTCGCCGCGCGGCCGGACCTGCGGGCGCACACCGACGACCGCATCGGGGAGTGCCACTACGGCGACTGGTCGGGCCGCAAGCTGGCCGAGCTGTCCGACGAGCCGCTCATGGAGGTCGTACAGCAGCATCCGTCGGCCGCCGCCTTCCCCGGCGGCGAGTCCATGCGCGCCATGCAGACGCGGGCGGCCGAGGCGGTACGCGAGTGGAACGCGCGCGTGGAGCGCGACCACGGCCCCGACGCCGTCTACCTGATGTGCTCGCACGGCGACATCATCAAGTCCCTTGTCGCGGACGCCATCGGACTCCACCTCGACCTCTTCCAGCGCATTTCCGTGGAGCCCTGCTCCGTCACCGCCATCCGCTTCACGCGCCTGCGCCCCTTCCTCGTACGCCTGGGGGACACCGGCGACTTCGGGTCGCTCGCGCCCCGCGCGGAGCCGTCGGGCAGCGACGCGGCGGTGGGAGGCGATGCGGGAGCACCGTGA
- the corA gene encoding magnesium/cobalt transporter CorA produces MRSVIVDCAMYRDGLRTECGADFSDALGEARSAGDAFVWVGLHEPTEAEFDEVSREFGLHPLAVEDALKAHQRPKLEMYDDSLFVVLKPVVYEPDSDAVSSGEVMVFIGDAFVVTVRHGEGAPLGAVRHRMEAEPEMLRHGPTSVLYAIADATVDHYLDVAGELQTDLEELEAEVFSPDGGGSRNTASRIYRFKRQIVEFRRATGPLAMPMMRLSGTGPFAPDVPFVKDTAQPFFRDVSDHLTRVNDWVDGLDRLVSDILSAHLAQMSVRQNDDMRKISAWAAMAAVPTMIAGVYGMNFDHMPELRWVWSYPAVILLMVGLEIFLYGLFKRRGWL; encoded by the coding sequence ATGCGCTCCGTGATCGTGGACTGCGCGATGTACCGGGACGGGCTCCGCACCGAGTGCGGGGCGGACTTCTCGGATGCCCTCGGCGAGGCACGCAGCGCGGGGGACGCCTTTGTCTGGGTGGGCCTCCACGAACCGACGGAGGCGGAGTTCGACGAGGTCAGCAGGGAGTTCGGGCTGCATCCGCTGGCGGTGGAGGACGCCTTGAAGGCGCATCAGCGGCCCAAGCTGGAGATGTACGACGACTCGCTGTTCGTGGTCCTGAAGCCGGTCGTGTACGAGCCGGACAGCGACGCCGTCTCGTCGGGCGAGGTCATGGTCTTCATCGGCGACGCCTTCGTGGTGACGGTCCGGCACGGCGAGGGCGCGCCCCTCGGTGCCGTACGCCATCGCATGGAGGCGGAGCCCGAGATGCTCAGGCACGGGCCCACGTCCGTCCTGTACGCGATCGCCGACGCCACGGTCGATCACTACCTGGACGTCGCGGGCGAGCTGCAGACCGATCTGGAGGAGCTGGAGGCGGAGGTCTTCTCGCCCGACGGCGGGGGCAGCCGCAACACGGCGTCGCGGATCTACCGGTTCAAGCGGCAGATCGTCGAGTTCCGCCGGGCCACCGGACCGTTGGCGATGCCCATGATGCGCCTCTCCGGAACGGGCCCTTTCGCGCCTGACGTGCCCTTCGTGAAGGACACGGCCCAGCCGTTCTTCCGGGACGTCAGCGACCATCTGACGCGCGTGAACGACTGGGTGGACGGCCTCGACCGCCTGGTGTCCGACATCCTCTCCGCGCACCTGGCGCAGATGAGCGTGCGGCAGAACGACGACATGCGGAAGATCTCGGCGTGGGCGGCCATGGCAGCGGTCCCGACGATGATCGCGGGGGTCTACGGCATGAACTTCGACCACATGCCCGAGCTGCGCTGGGTGTGGTCCTACCCTGCGGTGATCCTGCTGATGGTCGGGCTCGAGATCTTCCTCTACGGGCTGTTCAAGCGCCGCGGCTGGCTCTAG
- a CDS encoding ferritin-like domain-containing protein, whose translation MLSARSVFEEILDNDESFQLFCSIAASGESQGGWENGRIAALLPESYRGLTQKVTRHGADEDKHGRIFNALLKKRGLEPVPVPPETDYTMLLEQKGIGLAHEKLRREEPLTERDVVVYLSHSRVTEQRAADQMDMLVTYFGDHPEVGKAIRMICHDEDNHLAYCHEELLRLAAAGHGRTILDTLHECARAETRVYRDVSIAVMGHMGRILGWPKPKSAALASGVNAIYVYERLGGWRRMVSLKMPERRDALGGPATSAAGFA comes from the coding sequence ATGCTTTCGGCCAGGAGTGTCTTCGAGGAGATCCTCGACAACGACGAGTCGTTCCAGCTCTTCTGTTCCATCGCGGCCAGCGGGGAGTCGCAGGGCGGCTGGGAGAACGGGCGCATCGCGGCGCTGCTCCCCGAGAGCTACCGCGGCCTCACCCAGAAGGTCACCCGGCACGGCGCCGACGAGGACAAGCACGGGCGGATCTTCAACGCCCTGCTGAAGAAGCGCGGCCTCGAACCCGTCCCGGTGCCGCCCGAGACGGACTACACCATGCTCCTGGAGCAGAAGGGCATCGGCCTGGCGCACGAAAAGCTGCGCCGGGAGGAGCCGCTGACCGAGCGGGACGTCGTCGTCTACCTCTCGCACAGCCGCGTCACCGAACAGCGCGCCGCCGACCAGATGGACATGCTCGTCACGTACTTCGGAGACCACCCCGAGGTCGGCAAGGCCATCAGGATGATCTGCCACGACGAGGACAACCACCTGGCGTACTGCCACGAGGAGCTGCTGCGGCTGGCCGCGGCGGGACACGGGCGGACGATCCTGGACACCCTGCACGAGTGCGCCCGGGCCGAGACACGCGTGTACCGGGACGTGAGCATCGCCGTGATGGGCCACATGGGACGCATCCTGGGCTGGCCGAAGCCCAAGTCCGCGGCGCTGGCCTCGGGCGTCAACGCCATCTACGTGTACGAACGGCTCGGCGGATGGCGGCGGATGGTGTCCCTGAAGATGCCCGAGCGGCGCGACGCCCTCGGCGGGCCCGCCACGTCGGCGGCCGGCTTCGCCTGA
- a CDS encoding LLM class F420-dependent oxidoreductase, which produces MQLGINLGYWGAGMDADNLAVAKEADKLGYAVCWAAEAYGSDAATVLSWVAAQTERIDIGSAIFQIPARQPAMTAMTAATLDSLSGGRFRLGLGVSGPQVSEGWYGVKFDKPLARTREYVEIVRRAMTRERLSYEGEHWTLPLPGGPGKPIKLTVHPQREHIPLYVAAIGPKNLEQTGEIADGALLIFPSAEHLEETAIRHLRAGREKAGKTMEGFDVVPTVPLAVGDDVSGLADMFRPYTALYVGGMGSRKQNFYNQLAQRMGYEKEAAEIQDKYLSGDKEGAAAAVPRELIDSTTLLGSVDRIAERMQAYAAAGVTTLTLAPAGFTLDERIAALRAGTQALERAGLA; this is translated from the coding sequence ATGCAGCTCGGGATCAACCTCGGCTACTGGGGCGCGGGGATGGACGCGGACAACCTCGCCGTCGCCAAGGAGGCCGACAAGCTCGGCTACGCGGTCTGCTGGGCCGCCGAGGCCTACGGCTCGGACGCCGCGACGGTGCTGTCCTGGGTGGCCGCGCAGACCGAACGCATCGACATCGGGTCCGCGATCTTCCAGATCCCGGCACGGCAGCCCGCGATGACCGCCATGACGGCCGCCACGCTCGACTCGCTCTCCGGCGGCCGCTTCCGCCTCGGCCTCGGCGTCTCGGGGCCGCAGGTCTCCGAGGGCTGGTACGGCGTCAAGTTCGACAAGCCGCTGGCCCGCACCCGCGAGTACGTCGAGATCGTCCGCAGGGCGATGACGCGCGAGCGCCTCAGCTACGAGGGCGAGCACTGGACGCTCCCGCTGCCGGGCGGACCGGGCAAGCCCATCAAGCTCACCGTCCACCCGCAGCGCGAGCACATCCCGCTCTACGTCGCCGCGATCGGCCCCAAGAACCTGGAGCAGACCGGCGAGATCGCCGACGGCGCCCTGCTGATCTTCCCCTCGGCCGAGCACCTGGAGGAGACCGCGATCCGTCACCTGCGCGCGGGGCGCGAGAAGGCGGGCAAGACGATGGAGGGCTTCGACGTCGTCCCGACGGTGCCGCTCGCGGTGGGCGACGACGTCAGCGGCCTCGCGGACATGTTCCGCCCGTACACCGCCCTCTACGTGGGCGGCATGGGCAGCCGCAAGCAGAACTTCTACAACCAGCTCGCCCAGCGCATGGGCTACGAGAAGGAAGCGGCCGAGATCCAGGACAAGTACCTGTCCGGCGACAAGGAGGGCGCGGCGGCCGCCGTGCCGCGCGAGCTGATCGACTCGACCACGCTCCTCGGCTCCGTGGACCGCATCGCCGAGCGGATGCAGGCCTACGCGGCCGCCGGGGTCACCACGCTGACGCTGGCACCGGCCGGCTTCACGCTGGATGAGCGGATCGCGGCCCTGCGCGCGGGTACGCAGGCGCTGGAGCGCGCTGGACTTGCGTAA
- a CDS encoding aldo/keto reductase: MEQRHLGRTGLRVSRIGLGTLTWGHTQESDAADLLKVFWEAGGNLIDTADVYGDGEAEYLLGRLIERLVPRRDLVIATKAGSVPDPDRRFDGSRGHLLSALDASLARLGTDYVDLWQLHAFDPCTPLDETLQALDIAVSSGRARYAGISNFSGWQLAKAATWQLAAPGTRTRLASTQMEYSLLQRGVERELLPAAMDLGVGLLPSSPLGRGVLTGKYRHSTPADSRGGSEHFAPFVAPYLDDAASRIVDALATAADGLAATPLQVALAWVRDRPGVTAPIVGARNAQQLTAALSVETLSLPDEICQALDDVSAPVHRYPDQDWSTL, from the coding sequence ATGGAGCAGAGGCATCTCGGCCGTACCGGCCTTCGCGTGTCCCGGATCGGACTCGGCACCCTCACCTGGGGGCACACCCAGGAGAGCGACGCCGCCGATCTGCTGAAGGTGTTCTGGGAAGCCGGCGGCAACCTCATCGACACGGCTGATGTGTACGGCGACGGGGAGGCGGAGTATCTGCTCGGCCGCCTCATAGAACGGCTCGTGCCGCGCCGCGACCTGGTCATCGCTACCAAGGCCGGCAGCGTGCCCGACCCCGACCGGCGCTTCGACGGCTCCCGGGGCCACCTCCTCTCCGCGCTCGACGCGTCCCTGGCCCGCCTCGGCACGGATTACGTGGACCTGTGGCAGCTGCACGCCTTCGACCCCTGCACGCCCCTTGACGAGACGCTCCAGGCCCTGGACATCGCCGTCAGCAGCGGCCGGGCACGCTATGCGGGCATCTCGAACTTCTCCGGCTGGCAGCTCGCCAAGGCCGCGACGTGGCAGCTCGCCGCCCCGGGGACACGGACCCGCCTGGCCAGTACGCAGATGGAGTACTCCCTGCTGCAACGCGGCGTCGAGCGGGAGCTGCTGCCCGCCGCGATGGACCTCGGCGTGGGCCTGCTGCCCTCGTCACCGCTCGGCCGCGGGGTCCTCACCGGGAAGTACCGCCACTCCACCCCGGCCGACTCGCGCGGCGGCTCCGAGCACTTCGCGCCGTTCGTCGCGCCCTATCTCGACGACGCCGCGAGCCGCATCGTCGACGCGCTCGCCACGGCTGCGGACGGCCTCGCGGCCACGCCCCTCCAAGTCGCCCTCGCCTGGGTGCGCGACCGTCCCGGAGTGACCGCGCCGATCGTCGGCGCGCGCAACGCGCAGCAGCTCACGGCCGCATTGTCAGTGGAGACCCTTAGTCTTCCTGACGAGATCTGCCAGGCGCTCGACGACGTGTCGGCGCCCGTGCACCGCTACCCCGATCAGGACTGGAGCACGCTGTGA
- a CDS encoding helix-hairpin-helix domain-containing protein has translation MSTEPETAAAQEAEGAAAAEANGAGAPEPGGAADTAGSDEAAEAGGFAEPEGAAESDATAESEAAAESKELSETEAEIAAQRELQERIAERKAAKQGPVDAGAKLSGKAADLLAAVRAVESGEKPVASAFSEPEPTPRKAAPEPVRRPQPVMAATSGPGDEAVEAVRAVLADGGAPAALAARTAAVLGEGADAQLRDDPWQLLRVGGVRTEQADGFARALLGAECGPDDERRGRAITAWLLEQAAVAGHTALDAAALTAALGQRAVPDPDAAVQSAIAEGDILVFQDAIETPGAPAPVQEEGDGEGAETEQPVRVLVGLEQYALAEESLADGLARVINSLPKEESSSPRAADWESAAGEASGSTAELIRAVAGHGLVLHTGGEAARAEPAALVRAATGLGLRAWAATHSAAGRGRIAGLIGSDETGAATVAGLLSGAEGPGRDRDGALALDLLVVLDAPQLDVETAAMLVESLPDGARLVLSGDPGVLWSAGPGRVFADLLAARCCPQVVSRVPDPGPIGELVSGIGIGELNQVEAPGKEVVIVPVRDAGEAVHRTVQLVADSVPRAIGVPTEDTQVITPGHGGAAGTRALNTALKERLNPGPGRFGGFDPGDRVAHVPAPGRTTLGRVLRADAEGLHLECDGAPVVVPKEQVEQTVRHAWALTAHQAVGLSWPAAVVVLPGDATAALSRPWVYTAFSRGERHLSVVQGAEQALPRAVAEIPAKARTTRLQTLLRPQVPATA, from the coding sequence GTGAGTACGGAGCCGGAAACCGCTGCCGCGCAGGAAGCGGAGGGGGCCGCTGCCGCGGAGGCGAACGGGGCGGGCGCCCCGGAGCCCGGGGGCGCGGCCGACACCGCCGGCTCCGACGAGGCGGCCGAGGCGGGCGGCTTTGCCGAGCCTGAGGGCGCCGCCGAAAGCGACGCCACCGCCGAGAGTGAAGCCGCCGCCGAGAGCAAGGAACTCTCCGAGACCGAGGCAGAGATCGCCGCCCAGCGGGAGCTCCAGGAGCGGATCGCCGAGCGGAAGGCCGCCAAGCAGGGGCCGGTCGACGCCGGGGCCAAGCTCAGCGGCAAGGCCGCCGATCTGCTGGCCGCCGTGCGCGCGGTGGAGAGCGGAGAGAAGCCGGTCGCCAGCGCCTTCAGCGAGCCCGAGCCCACGCCCCGCAAGGCCGCGCCGGAGCCCGTGCGGCGGCCTCAGCCCGTCATGGCGGCCACCTCGGGCCCCGGCGACGAAGCCGTGGAAGCGGTCCGTGCCGTCCTCGCCGACGGAGGAGCGCCCGCCGCCCTCGCCGCGCGGACCGCGGCAGTGCTCGGCGAGGGTGCCGATGCCCAACTGCGCGATGACCCCTGGCAGTTGCTGCGGGTCGGCGGCGTGCGCACGGAGCAGGCCGACGGGTTCGCGCGAGCGCTGCTCGGCGCGGAGTGCGGGCCCGACGACGAGCGCAGGGGGCGCGCGATCACCGCCTGGCTCCTGGAGCAGGCGGCCGTCGCGGGGCACACGGCCCTGGACGCGGCCGCGCTCACCGCGGCGCTCGGTCAGCGCGCCGTGCCCGACCCGGACGCGGCGGTGCAGAGCGCCATCGCGGAGGGCGACATCCTGGTCTTCCAGGACGCCATCGAGACACCGGGGGCCCCGGCCCCCGTACAGGAAGAGGGCGACGGCGAGGGTGCGGAGACCGAGCAGCCGGTCCGCGTCCTGGTCGGCCTGGAGCAGTACGCCCTCGCGGAGGAGAGCCTCGCCGACGGCCTCGCCCGGGTGATCAACTCCCTACCCAAGGAGGAGAGTTCGAGCCCACGGGCCGCCGACTGGGAGTCCGCGGCGGGCGAGGCGTCCGGTTCCACCGCCGAGCTGATCCGCGCGGTGGCCGGTCACGGGCTCGTCCTGCACACCGGCGGCGAGGCGGCACGCGCCGAGCCCGCCGCGCTGGTGAGGGCCGCCACGGGTCTCGGCCTGCGGGCGTGGGCGGCCACGCACAGCGCCGCCGGGCGCGGTCGCATCGCCGGGCTCATCGGTTCGGACGAGACGGGCGCCGCGACCGTGGCGGGGCTGCTCTCCGGGGCCGAAGGCCCAGGGCGGGACAGGGACGGAGCGCTCGCCCTCGACCTCCTGGTGGTCCTGGACGCGCCGCAACTGGACGTGGAGACCGCCGCGATGCTGGTGGAGTCCCTGCCGGACGGCGCCCGTCTCGTGCTGAGCGGAGACCCGGGGGTGCTGTGGTCGGCGGGCCCCGGTCGCGTCTTCGCGGATCTCCTCGCGGCACGCTGCTGCCCGCAGGTCGTCTCGCGCGTCCCTGACCCCGGGCCCATCGGAGAACTGGTCTCCGGCATCGGCATCGGCGAGCTGAACCAGGTCGAGGCGCCGGGCAAGGAAGTCGTGATCGTCCCCGTCCGCGACGCGGGCGAGGCGGTCCACCGCACGGTGCAGCTCGTGGCGGACTCGGTGCCGCGGGCGATCGGGGTGCCCACGGAGGACACCCAGGTGATCACTCCGGGGCACGGCGGAGCGGCGGGCACGCGCGCGTTGAACACCGCGCTCAAGGAGCGGCTGAACCCCGGCCCCGGCCGGTTCGGCGGCTTCGACCCCGGCGACCGCGTCGCCCACGTCCCGGCACCCGGGCGTACGACTCTGGGCCGCGTCCTGCGGGCGGACGCGGAGGGGCTGCATCTGGAGTGTGACGGCGCCCCCGTCGTCGTACCGAAGGAGCAGGTGGAGCAGACGGTGCGGCACGCCTGGGCACTCACCGCGCACCAGGCCGTGGGCCTGAGCTGGCCCGCGGCGGTCGTGGTGCTGCCCGGCGACGCGACAGCGGCCTTGAGCAGGCCCTGGGTCTACACCGCGTTCAGCCGCGGTGAGCGGCACCTCTCGGTGGTCCAAGGCGCTGAGCAGGCCCTGCCGCGCGCGGTGGCGGAGATCCCCGCGAAGGCCCGTACGACCCGCCTCCAGACCCTCCTGCGCCCTCAGGTCCCCGCCACGGCCTGA
- a CDS encoding DUF5703 family protein translates to MPEYEFVDVYVPRGVTRKEATRLLTDHAEYGHWELDRLSLHTDGSRRVRLKRRIIRQLRATW, encoded by the coding sequence ATGCCGGAATACGAATTTGTCGACGTGTATGTGCCGCGCGGGGTAACCCGCAAGGAAGCAACGCGCCTGCTGACGGACCACGCAGAGTACGGACACTGGGAGTTGGACCGCCTGAGCCTGCACACGGACGGCAGCCGCAGAGTGCGGCTGAAGCGGCGGATCATCCGCCAGCTGCGGGCCACTTGGTGA
- a CDS encoding chaplin, producing the protein MRQVTRKGLITVAAATGMLAVSGGYAQADSGARGGASDSPGVASGNSVQLPVDVPVNVCGNSVNVVGVLNPAAGNNCVNTSDEGGSGSDKPSGGGSSADGHTSDSPGVGSGNNVQLPVDVPVNVCGNSVTIGGLGNATGGNDCVNDSGEGTPPGSEKPPTKPEQPPGGPEKPEKPGGPGEPGEPGNPGNPGEPGNPGQPGTPGDKSADDRAMPNQPGAQTIAQPEGSETLAQTGSELPVGVVLPVGAGMLLAGTVLYRRARSAA; encoded by the coding sequence ATGCGACAGGTCACTCGTAAAGGCCTGATCACGGTGGCGGCCGCGACGGGCATGCTCGCCGTCAGTGGCGGATACGCGCAAGCCGATTCGGGCGCCCGCGGGGGAGCATCGGATTCTCCGGGCGTGGCGTCCGGCAACTCGGTCCAGCTCCCGGTCGACGTTCCGGTGAACGTCTGCGGCAACAGCGTCAACGTCGTCGGGGTGCTCAACCCCGCGGCGGGCAACAACTGCGTCAACACCTCCGACGAGGGGGGCAGCGGCTCGGACAAGCCTTCGGGAGGCGGGTCGTCGGCGGACGGGCACACCAGTGACTCGCCCGGCGTCGGCTCGGGCAACAACGTCCAGCTCCCGGTCGACGTGCCGGTGAACGTCTGCGGAAACAGCGTCACCATCGGCGGTCTCGGCAACGCGACCGGCGGCAACGACTGCGTCAACGACTCGGGCGAGGGAACCCCGCCGGGCAGCGAGAAGCCGCCCACGAAGCCGGAGCAGCCGCCGGGCGGCCCGGAGAAGCCGGAGAAGCCCGGCGGGCCGGGGGAGCCGGGGGAGCCGGGGAATCCGGGGAATCCGGGGGAGCCGGGGAATCCGGGGCAGCCCGGTACGCCGGGTGACAAGTCGGCGGACGACCGGGCGATGCCGAACCAGCCGGGGGCGCAGACCATCGCGCAGCCCGAGGGCTCGGAGACGCTCGCTCAGACGGGCAGCGAGCTGCCGGTCGGTGTCGTGCTGCCGGTGGGCGCGGGCATGCTGCTCGCGGGCACGGTGCTGTACCGCAGGGCGCGGTCGGCCGCCTGA
- the chpH gene encoding chaplin ChpH yields MIKKIVAAAAATGGLVLAGAGIAAADAGAQGAAVNSPGVLSGNVVQVPVHVPVNACGNTVSVIGLLNPAFGNTCVNK; encoded by the coding sequence ATGATCAAGAAGATCGTCGCCGCTGCGGCTGCTACTGGTGGTCTCGTGCTCGCGGGTGCGGGTATCGCTGCTGCCGACGCCGGTGCTCAGGGTGCCGCCGTGAATTCCCCCGGTGTGCTCTCGGGCAACGTCGTCCAGGTGCCGGTGCACGTGCCGGTGAACGCCTGTGGCAACACGGTCTCCGTGATCGGGCTGCTGAACCCCGCCTTCGGCAACACCTGCGTCAACAAGTGA